From one Xiphophorus hellerii strain 12219 chromosome 18, Xiphophorus_hellerii-4.1, whole genome shotgun sequence genomic stretch:
- the LOC116708069 gene encoding odorant receptor 131-2-like, whose amino-acid sequence MTNNSSLDAGKSSGRLINDRVIFIQVLVAVLLCINLTLILTFFMKEIFYTNMRYILFANALFSDCINIIMTNVMLLFFNFSVPVQSWSCIFFCLLPSLCNYVTPLTLTAMSLERYVAVCMPLRHAELCTAGRALQVILIIHSLSIIPYIVVLIIFFSSVTFSFFTQHIICSVDALILHRWQGHVRSAISQFYFLIMCILIAFSYVQIIKVAKAASGNNKESTRKGLRTVILHAFQLFLCLIQLWTPFIEAAVLQIDFSLFINVRYINYILFNLSPRCLSPLIYGLRDETFLLALKQYVFCCPFIDTVKR is encoded by the coding sequence ATGACTAACAACAGTTCTCTTGATGCTGGTAAATCTTCAGGGCGACTGATCAATGACCGAGTGATTTTCATTCAAGTGTTGGTTGCTGTTCTTCTTTGCATTAACTTGACGCtaattctaacattttttatgaAGGAAATCTTCTACACAAATATGCGCTACATTTTGTTTGCCAATGCATTATTTTCTGATTGCATAAATATAATAATGACAAATGTGATGCTGctctttttcaatttttctgtCCCTGTACAATCATGgtcatgtattttcttttgcctCCTGCCGTCTTTGTGTAATTATGTCACTCCTCTGACTCTGACAGCGATGAGCCTGGAGCGCTATGTGGCTGTCTGCATGCCACTGCGTCATGCAGAGCTGTGCACTGCAGGCAGAGCCCTGCAGGTCATCCTCATCATTCACAGCCTCAGCATCATACCCTACATTGTGGTTCTTATAATCTTCTTTTCCTCAGTCACCTTTAGCTTCTTCACACAACACATCATCTGCTCTGTGGATGCTTTAATTTTGCACAGGTGGCAGGGTCATGTAAGGTCTGCGATCAGTCAGTTTTACTTCCTGATCATGTGTATCCTCATCGCTTTCTCCTAtgttcaaataataaaagtggCCAAAGCTGCATCTGGAAACAACAAAGAGTCGACACGAAAAGGACTCAGAACTGTGATCCTTCATGCTTTCCAGCTGTTTCTCTGTCTCATCCAGCTGTGGACCCCCTTCATTGAAGCTGCTGTTCTTCAGAttgatttcagtttatttataaacgTCAGATACATTAACTATATTCTGTTTAATCTTTCTCCTCGGTGTCTGAGTCCTCTTATCTACGGCCTGAGAGACGAAACGTTTCTACTTGCGCTGAAGCAATATGTGTTCTGCTGTCCGTTTATAGACACAGTAAAACGTTAA
- the LOC116707908 gene encoding odorant receptor 131-2-like codes for MSNNTSVVGGKISMRKMNDQVIIVQILVGIFLCINSMLSATFFTKEIFYTNMRYILFVTTLFSDSVYLIISNLLLNLSYFAVPVQSWSCIFFCLLSSLCNYVTPLTLTAMSLERYVAVCMPLRHAELCTAGRALQVVLIIHSLSIIPYIVVLIIFFSSVTFSFFTQHIICSMDALILHRWQGHVRSAISQFYFLIMCILIAFSYVQIIKVAKAASGNNKESTRKGLRTVILHAFQLFLCLIQLWTPFIEAAVLQIDFSLFINVRYINYILFILAPRCLSPLIYGLRDETFLLALKHWLFCCPFKANMFKL; via the coding sequence ATGAGTAACAACACCTCTGTTGTTGGTGGTAAAATTTCAATGCGAAAGATGAATGATCAGGTGATAATTGTACAGATTCTGGTGGGtatttttctttgcatcaaCTCCATGCTGAGTGCAACCTTTTTCACTAAGGAAATCTTCTACACAAACATGCGCTACATTTTATTCGTCACCACACTATTTTCTGATTCTGTATATTTAATCATCTCAAATTTGCTGCTgaatttgagctattttgccGTTCCTGTACAATCATGgtcatgtattttcttttgcctCCTGTCGTCTTTGTGTAATTATGTCACTCCTCTGACTCTGACAGCGATGAGCCTGGAGCGCTATGTGGCTGTCTGCATGCCACTGCGTCATGCAGAGCTGTGCACTGCAGGCAGAGCCCTGCAGGTCGTCCTCATCATTCACAGCCTCAGCATCATACCCTACATTGTGGTTCTTATAATCTTCTTTTCCTCAGTCACCTTTAGCTTCTTCACACAACACATCATCTGCTCTATGGATGCTTTAATTTTGCACAGGTGGCAGGGTCATGTAAGGTCTGCGATCAGTCAGTTTTACTTCCTGATCATGTGTATCCTCATCGCTTTCTCCTAtgttcaaataataaaagtggCCAAAGCTGCATCTGGAAACAACAAAGAGTCGACACGAAAAGGACTCAGAACTGTGATCCTCCATGCTTTCCAGCTGTTTCTCTGTCTCATCCAGCTGTGGACCCCCTTCATTGAAGCTGCTGTTCTCCAGAttgatttcagtttatttataaacgTCAGATACATTAACTATATTCTGTTTATTCTTGCTCCTCGATGCCTGAGTCCTCTTATCTACGGCCTGAGAGACGAAACGTTTCTACTTGCGCTGAAACACTGGCTGTTCTGCTGCCCATTCAAGGCCAACATGTTTAAACTGTGA
- the LOC116708322 gene encoding diablo homolog, mitochondrial-like isoform X1 — MIRKKTGRNLSSAVQQNSLLWRTSMAALWRRSLYLSFLRISFRYLSRIKPAVRKSPRWTSVLASLAVGGSLCAVPFKQVENLSHDSLVRRAASLVTDSSSTFLSQATLALTDALTEYAKAVHTLIALQRQYLASLGKLSPAEEDTIWQVIISQRAAVAHRQDEQERFELTWVTAVRLCEAAAEAAYISGAENASITVRTNLQLAQSHVEEAQKVSRDAEKKLAETKVMEVERMTQHQGSNEEEETPEAYLRED, encoded by the exons ATGATCAGGAAGAAGACGGGGCGGAACCTTTCTTCTGCAGTACAGCAGAACAGTTTATTGTGGCGGACCAGCATGGCCGCGCTCTGGAGGAGATCCCTGTATCTCAGTTTCCTCAG AATTTCCTTTCGGTACCTGTCCAGGATAAAACCTGCTGTCCGGAAATCCCCCAGATGGACAAGTGTCCTGGCTTCTCTCGCCGTCGGCGGAAGTCTGTGTGCTGTACCTTTTAAACAG GTTGAAAACCTCTCTCACGACTCCCTGGTGAGACGAGCAGCCTCTCTGGTGACAGACAGTTCAAGCACTTTTCTCTCTCAGGCCACTCTGGCTCTGACTGATGCCCTCACAGAGTACGCAAAG GCTGTGCACACGCTCATCGCCCTGCAAAGGCAATATTTAGCTTCCCTGGGGAAACTGAGTCCAGCAGAAGAAGATACGATCTGGCAGGTGATCATTAGCCAGCGTGCAGCG GTTGCGCACAGACAAGACGAACAGGAGCGCTTCGAACTGACCTGGGTCACCGCCGTCAGGCTGTGCGAGGCGGCGGCCGAGGCTGCGTACATATCAG gAGCCGAGAACGCGTCCATCACGGTCAGGACAAACCTTCAGCTGGCCCAGTCCCATGTAGAGGAGGCCCAGAAAGTCTCACGGGACGCAGAAAAGAAGCTGGCAGAGACAAAAGTCATGGAGGTCGAGAGGATGACGCAACACCAGGGGAGTAACGAGGAAGAGGAGACACCCGAGGCCTACCTGAGAGAGGACTGA
- the LOC116708322 gene encoding diablo homolog, mitochondrial-like isoform X2 produces the protein MAALWRRSLYLSFLRIKPAVRKSPRWTSVLASLAVGGSLCAVPFKQVENLSHDSLVRRAASLVTDSSSTFLSQATLALTDALTEYAKAVHTLIALQRQYLASLGKLSPAEEDTIWQVIISQRAAVAHRQDEQERFELTWVTAVRLCEAAAEAAYISGAENASITVRTNLQLAQSHVEEAQKVSRDAEKKLAETKVMEVERMTQHQGSNEEEETPEAYLRED, from the exons ATGGCCGCGCTCTGGAGGAGATCCCTGTATCTCAGTTTCCTCAG GATAAAACCTGCTGTCCGGAAATCCCCCAGATGGACAAGTGTCCTGGCTTCTCTCGCCGTCGGCGGAAGTCTGTGTGCTGTACCTTTTAAACAG GTTGAAAACCTCTCTCACGACTCCCTGGTGAGACGAGCAGCCTCTCTGGTGACAGACAGTTCAAGCACTTTTCTCTCTCAGGCCACTCTGGCTCTGACTGATGCCCTCACAGAGTACGCAAAG GCTGTGCACACGCTCATCGCCCTGCAAAGGCAATATTTAGCTTCCCTGGGGAAACTGAGTCCAGCAGAAGAAGATACGATCTGGCAGGTGATCATTAGCCAGCGTGCAGCG GTTGCGCACAGACAAGACGAACAGGAGCGCTTCGAACTGACCTGGGTCACCGCCGTCAGGCTGTGCGAGGCGGCGGCCGAGGCTGCGTACATATCAG gAGCCGAGAACGCGTCCATCACGGTCAGGACAAACCTTCAGCTGGCCCAGTCCCATGTAGAGGAGGCCCAGAAAGTCTCACGGGACGCAGAAAAGAAGCTGGCAGAGACAAAAGTCATGGAGGTCGAGAGGATGACGCAACACCAGGGGAGTAACGAGGAAGAGGAGACACCCGAGGCCTACCTGAGAGAGGACTGA